The bacterium genome contains the following window.
CCGATGCGGAACGTCATGAAGAGGTTCCGGTGGGCGTCGTCGAACTCGTCCTCGTCGTCGTAGACGTCCTCGAGGTCCTCGGGCGCCTGGAAGTTGCGCGCCAGTTCGCCCAGGTCGGGGGCCGGGCCGGCGTTGGGGGCGGTGGTGGTCGTCGTCACGTCGTCGTCCTCCGCGGGATCAGGCTTTGGCGGCCGGGGCGGTCGCCGCATGGGTCAGGATCGTGGCCACGTCCAGGATCAGGCTGATGGAGCCGTCGCCGAGGATCGTGCAGCCGCTCACGCCGTGGGGCTGGCCCACGTAGCCGGACAGGCCCTTCACGACCGTCTGCTGCTGGCCGAGGATCTCGTCGGCGAAGAGGGCGGCCGTGTGGCCGTCGTTCTCCGCGATGACGACGATGCCCTCGTCGAGACGCTCGAAATCGGACTTGAGCCGGTACAGGCGGTGCAGGCGCACCACCGGGATCAGTTCGTCGCGCAGCTTCACCATCTCGATGCCGTCCGGGGTGACGGTGATCTGGCCCTTCTCGGGGCGGAAGGCCTCGCGGATCGAGAGCAGCGGGATGTTGTACGTGCTGCGGCCCACCCGGACCAGCATGCCCTCGATGATGGCCATGGTCAGGGGGATGCGCATGACGAAGCTCGAGCCGCGACCGGGGTTGCTCTTGATGTCGACCTTGCCGTTGATCTTCTCGATGTTGCGCTTGACGACGTCCATGCCGACGCCGCGGCCGGAGATCTCGGTCACCGCCGCGGCGGTGGAGAAGCCCGGCTCGAAGATGAGCTTG
Protein-coding sequences here:
- a CDS encoding chemotaxis protein CheA, which translates into the protein QELENFEKASHHLRRITTDLQDVAMSVRMVPLSGTFKKMVRLVHDTAQKAGKKVDLTLVGEETEVDKTVIEQISDPLVHIVRNAIDHGLETPDARATVGKSETGTVTIEARHESGEVWIIVSDDGKGLPRDVILRKAADKGLITGDGADMRDEDVYKLIFEPGFSTAAAVTEISGRGVGMDVVKRNIEKINGKVDIKSNPGRGSSFVMRIPLTMAIIEGMLVRVGRSTYNIPLLSIREAFRPEKGQITVTPDGIEMVKLRDELIPVVRLHRLYRLKSDFERLDEGIVVIAENDGHTAALFADEILGQQQTVVKGLSGYVGQPHGVSGCTILGDGSISLILDVATILTHAATAPAAKA